The proteins below come from a single Papaver somniferum cultivar HN1 chromosome 11, ASM357369v1, whole genome shotgun sequence genomic window:
- the LOC113324998 gene encoding asparagine synthetase [glutamine-hydrolyzing]-like produces MTLLFVIVVIVSGRARWVGHHLVHFPLKKEIITICGVPSVLGSSDDSQAKRVLVLELSPGQFHFPFSLIKFPSHHVFVFRSSSSILCMNLPGVSPRKKYYGGLRRWYNPSWFSEAVPSTPYDPLVLRRAFEDAVIKRLMTDVPFGVLLSGGLDSSLVASVTARYMAGTKAAKQWGAQLHSFCVGLEGSPDLKAAREVADYLGTVHHEFTFTVQDGIDAIEDVIYHIETYDVTTIRASTPMFLMSRKIKALGVKMVISGEGADEIFGGYLYFHKAPNKEEFHQETCQKIKALHQYDCLRANKSTSAWGLEARVPFLDKEFIKVAMDIDPEWKMIKRDEGRIEKWILRRAFDDEEHPYLPKHILYRQKEQFSDGVGYSWIDGLKAHTADHVTDRMNPRRQPLSLLGKSQMNI; encoded by the exons ATGACATTGTTATTTGTGATTGTTGTTATCGTCTCAGGTAGGGCCCGCTGGGTGGGCCACCACCTTGTTCATTTCCCTCTGAAAAAG GAGATCATCACAATTTGTGGAGTACCATCAGTTCTTGGTTCCTCGGATGATTCTCAGGCTAAACGTGTTCTTGTCCTCGAGCTTTCTCCCGGGCAATTTCATTTCCCCTTCTCCTTGATTAAATTTCCTTCTCATCATGTGTTTGTTTTTCGTTCTTCATCATCAATTTTGTGCATGAATCTTccaggggttagtccacga AAAAAATACTATGGAGGTCTGCGCAGATGGTACAACCCTTCTTGGTTCTCAGAGGCTGTTCCATCTACTCCATATGATCCCCTGGTTCTTAGACGTGCTTTTGAAGAT GCTGTAATCAAGAGACTAATGACTGATGTGCCTTTTGGAGTTCTTCTATCCGGAGGCCTTGATTCATCCCTAGTTGCTTCTGTCACGGCTCGCTATATGGCTGGCACTAAGGCCGCCAAGCAATGGGGAGCTCAACTTCATTCATTCTGTGTTGGCCTTGAG GGATCACCCGATTTAAAGGCCGCAAGAGAAGTTGCAGACTATTTGGGTACTGTTCACCATGAGTTCACTTTTACTGTTCAG GATGGTATCGATGCCATTGAAGATGTTATCTACCATATTGAAACTTATGATGTTACCACAATCAGAGCAAGTACCCCCATGTTTCTCATGTCTCGCAAGATTAAGGCATTAGGAGTGAAGATGGTGATCTCTGGCGAAGGTGCGGACGAGATATTTGGAGGGTATTTGTACTTTCACAAGGCACCTAACAAAGAAGAATTCCATCAGGAGACGTGTCAGAAG ATAAAGGCCCTCCATCAGTATGACTGTTTGAGAGCTAATAAATCAACGTCTGCCTGGGGTTTGGAAGCTCGGGTGCCGTTCCTAGACAAAGAATTTATCAAGGTTGCTATGGATATCGATCCAGAATGGAAGATG ATAAAGCGCGATGAGGGGCGTATTGAAAAGTGGATCCTGAGGAGGGCTttcgatgatgaagaacaccCATACCTCCCAAAG CATATTCTCTACAGACAGAAGGAGCAATTCAGTGATGGTGTTGGATATAGTTGGATCGATGGGCTCAAGGCTCACACTGCAGACCAt GTGACGGATAGAATGAACCCCAGGCGCCAGCCTCTCTCACTGTTGGGAAAATCCCAAATGAACATATGA